The DNA region TAATGCATTTTAAGGGGCTTTTTAAAATGCTCGTCCAGTGCTTCAATGGTTTCCTCTATTTCATTGGATGAAAAGATTGAATCCGGGTTATAGCCTTGTGAAGCAGTAAAATAATGTTTGTTAGAATGTTCTATTGATTGATTGGGATAAGTAGATTTCTTTCGTGAACGCCGATAATTGTTTATAAATGTATTTTTTAAAATGGTGAATGTCCAGGCTTTTAAACTGGATTTGTAAACAAATTTATCGCGATGTTTTAAAGCTTTCAGAGAGGTTTCCTGAACGAGGTCTTCAGCATCCTCTTTATTGAGCGTTAAGCTATAAGCAAATCTCATCAGGCTGTCCTGAATGTTAACCAGTTCATGTTGAAAATCAAGGGTTGTCATAAGAATAAAAATNNNNNNNNNNNNNNNNNNNNNNNNNNNNNNNNNNNNNNNNNNNNNNNNNNNNNNNNNNNNNNNNNNNNNNNNNNNNNNNNNNNNGGGTTACATAAATCCTTGAATAATTTACATCATTCCCACATTTTATTCTAAACTATTGACAAACAACACATTCAACGTGAAAATACACTTCCAAT from Bacteroidales bacterium includes:
- a CDS encoding RNA polymerase sigma factor produces the protein IFILMTTLDFQHELVNIQDSLMRFAYSLTLNKEDAEDLVQETSLKALKHRDKFVYKSSLKAWTFTILKNTFINNYRRSRKKSTYPNQSIEHSNKHYFTASQGYNPDSIFSSNEIEETIEALDEHFKKPLKMHYVGYKYKEIAEILNLNIGTVKSRIYFSRKKLVKKLQGYN